A single genomic interval of Orcinus orca chromosome 19, mOrcOrc1.1, whole genome shotgun sequence harbors:
- the CORO6 gene encoding coronin-6 isoform X9, whose protein sequence is MSRRVVRQSKFRHVFGQAAKADQAYEDIRVSKVTWDSSFCAVNPKFLAIIVEAGGGGAFIVLPLAKTGRVDKNYPLVTGHTAPVLDIDWCPHNDNVIASASDDTTIMVWQIPDYTPMRNITEPILTLEGHSKRVGILSWHPTARNVLLSAGGDNVIIIWNVGTGEVLLSLDDIHPDVIHSVCWNSNGRLLATTCKDKTLRIIDPRKGQVVAERARPHEGARPLRAVFTADGKLLSTGFSRMSERQLALWDPNNFEEPVALQEMDTSNGVLLPFYDPDSSIVYLCGKGDSSIRYFEITEEPPFVHYLNTFSSKEPQRGMGFMPKRGLDVSKCEIARFYKLHERKCEPIIMTVPRKSDLFQDDLYPDTPGPEPALEADEWLSGQDAEPVLISLRDGYMPPKHRELRVTKRNILDVRPPPGPRRSQSASDAPLSQHTLETLLEEIKALREQVQAQEQRITSLENMLCELVDGTD, encoded by the exons ATGAGCCGGCGCGTGGTTCGGCAGAGCAAGTTCCGCCATGTGTTTGGACAGGCGGCAAAGGCTGACCAGGCCTACGAGGACATCCgtgtgtccaaggtcacatgggaCAGCTCCTTCTGTGCCGTCAACCCCAAATTCCTGGCCATTATTGtggaggctggaggtggaggtGCCTTCATCGTCCTGCCTCTGGCCAAG ACAGGGCGAGTGGATAAGAACTACCCACTGGTCACTGGGCACACTGCCCCTGTGCTGGACATCGACTGGTGCCCACACAATGACAACGTCATCGCCAGTGCCTCAGATGACACCACCATCATG GTGTGGCAGATTCCAGACTACACCCCTATGCGCAACATTACAGAACCCATCCTCACACTCGAGGGCCACTCCAAACGTGTGGGCATCCTCTCCTGGCACCCCACTGCCCGGAATGTCCTGCTCAGTGCAG GTGGTGACAATGTGATCATCATCTGGAACGTGGGCACTGGGGAGGTGCTTCTGAGTCTAGACGACATACACCCGGACGTCATCCACAGCGTGTGCTGGAACAGCAACGGGAGGCTGCTAGCCACCACCTGCAAGGACAAGACCCTGCGCATCATCGACCCCCGCAAGGGCCAGGTGGTGGCG GAGCGAGCCCGGCCTCACGAGGGCGCCCGCCCGCTGCGGGCCGTCTTCACCGCAGACGGGAAGCTACTCAGCACCGGCTTCAGCAGGATGAGTGAGCGGCAACTCGCGCTCTGGGACCCG AACAACTTCGAGGAGCCAGTGGCACTGCAGGAGATGGACACAAGCAACGGGGTCCTACTGCCCTTCTACGATCCCGACTCCAGCATCGTCTACCTGTGTGGCAAG GGCGACAGCAGCATTCGGTACTTTGAGATTACCGAGGAACCACCTTTCGTGCATTACCTGAACACGTTCAGCAGCAAGGAGCCGCAGAGGGGCATGGGCTTCATGCCCAAGCGGGGACTGGATGTCAGCAAGTGCGAGATTGCACG GTTCTACAAGTTGCACGAAAGAAAGTGTGAACCCATCATCATGACTGTGCCCCGCAAG TCAGACCTGTTCCAAGACGACCTTTACCCAGATACGCCGGGCCCCGAACCGGCCCTAGAAGCGGATGAATGGCTATCCGGCCAGGACGCCGAACCCGTGCTCATCTCGTTGAGGGACGGTTACATGCCCCCCAAGCACCGCGAGCTGCGGGTCACCAAGCGCAACATCCTGGACGTGCGCCCGCCACCCGGCCCCCGCCGCAGCCAGTCAGCCAGCGACGCCCCCTTGTCG CAGCACACCCTGGAGACGCTGCTGGAGGAGATCAAGGCCCTGCGCGAGCAGGTGCAGGCCCAGGAGCAGCGCATTACGTCTTTGGAGAACATGCTGTGCGAGCTGGTGGACGGCACGGACTAG
- the CORO6 gene encoding coronin-6 isoform X7, with protein sequence MSRRVVRQSKFRHVFGQAAKADQAYEDIRVSKVTWDSSFCAVNPKFLAIIVEAGGGGAFIVLPLAKTGRVDKNYPLVTGHTAPVLDIDWCPHNDNVIASASDDTTIMVWQIPDYTPMRNITEPILTLEGHSKRVGILSWHPTARNVLLSAGGDNVIIIWNVGTGEVLLSLDDIHPDVIHSVCWNSNGRLLATTCKDKTLRIIDPRKGQVVAERARPHEGARPLRAVFTADGKLLSTGFSRMSERQLALWDPERFAAHEGMRPMRAVFTRQGHIFTTGFTRMSQRELGLWDPNNFEEPVALQEMDTSNGVLLPFYDPDSSIVYLCGKGDSSIRYFEITEEPPFVHYLNTFSSKEPQRGMGFMPKRGLDVSKCEIARFYKLHERKCEPIIMTVPRKSDLFQDDLYPDTPGPEPALEADEWLSGQDAEPVLISLRDGYMPPKHRELRVTKRNILDVRPPPGPRRSQSASDAPLSQHTLETLLEEIKALREQVQAQEQRITSLENMLCELVDGTD encoded by the exons ATGAGCCGGCGCGTGGTTCGGCAGAGCAAGTTCCGCCATGTGTTTGGACAGGCGGCAAAGGCTGACCAGGCCTACGAGGACATCCgtgtgtccaaggtcacatgggaCAGCTCCTTCTGTGCCGTCAACCCCAAATTCCTGGCCATTATTGtggaggctggaggtggaggtGCCTTCATCGTCCTGCCTCTGGCCAAG ACAGGGCGAGTGGATAAGAACTACCCACTGGTCACTGGGCACACTGCCCCTGTGCTGGACATCGACTGGTGCCCACACAATGACAACGTCATCGCCAGTGCCTCAGATGACACCACCATCATG GTGTGGCAGATTCCAGACTACACCCCTATGCGCAACATTACAGAACCCATCCTCACACTCGAGGGCCACTCCAAACGTGTGGGCATCCTCTCCTGGCACCCCACTGCCCGGAATGTCCTGCTCAGTGCAG GTGGTGACAATGTGATCATCATCTGGAACGTGGGCACTGGGGAGGTGCTTCTGAGTCTAGACGACATACACCCGGACGTCATCCACAGCGTGTGCTGGAACAGCAACGGGAGGCTGCTAGCCACCACCTGCAAGGACAAGACCCTGCGCATCATCGACCCCCGCAAGGGCCAGGTGGTGGCG GAGCGAGCCCGGCCTCACGAGGGCGCCCGCCCGCTGCGGGCCGTCTTCACCGCAGACGGGAAGCTACTCAGCACCGGCTTCAGCAGGATGAGTGAGCGGCAACTCGCGCTCTGGGACCCG gagagGTTTGCGGCCCACGAGGGGATGAGGCCCATGAGGGCCGTCTTCACGCGCCAGGGTCATATCTTCACCACGGGCTTCACCCGCATGAGCCAGCGAGAGCTGGGCCTGTGGGACCCG AACAACTTCGAGGAGCCAGTGGCACTGCAGGAGATGGACACAAGCAACGGGGTCCTACTGCCCTTCTACGATCCCGACTCCAGCATCGTCTACCTGTGTGGCAAG GGCGACAGCAGCATTCGGTACTTTGAGATTACCGAGGAACCACCTTTCGTGCATTACCTGAACACGTTCAGCAGCAAGGAGCCGCAGAGGGGCATGGGCTTCATGCCCAAGCGGGGACTGGATGTCAGCAAGTGCGAGATTGCACG GTTCTACAAGTTGCACGAAAGAAAGTGTGAACCCATCATCATGACTGTGCCCCGCAAG TCAGACCTGTTCCAAGACGACCTTTACCCAGATACGCCGGGCCCCGAACCGGCCCTAGAAGCGGATGAATGGCTATCCGGCCAGGACGCCGAACCCGTGCTCATCTCGTTGAGGGACGGTTACATGCCCCCCAAGCACCGCGAGCTGCGGGTCACCAAGCGCAACATCCTGGACGTGCGCCCGCCACCCGGCCCCCGCCGCAGCCAGTCAGCCAGCGACGCCCCCTTGTCG CAGCACACCCTGGAGACGCTGCTGGAGGAGATCAAGGCCCTGCGCGAGCAGGTGCAGGCCCAGGAGCAGCGCATTACGTCTTTGGAGAACATGCTGTGCGAGCTGGTGGACGGCACGGACTAG
- the CORO6 gene encoding coronin-6 isoform X11 yields MRRCRGYRCGGPRVVYRCGVCSSLHQSCLGNAWVLGRARRVKELQGIQSGTASGTGLVTPPVLGQNNFEEPVALQEMDTSNGVLLPFYDPDSSIVYLCGKGDSSIRYFEITEEPPFVHYLNTFSSKEPQRGMGFMPKRGLDVSKCEIARFYKLHERKCEPIIMTVPRKSDLFQDDLYPDTPGPEPALEADEWLSGQDAEPVLISLRDGYMPPKHRELRVTKRNILDVRPPPGPRRSQSASDAPLSQHTLETLLEEIKALREQVQAQEQRITSLENMLCELVDGTD; encoded by the exons ATGCGGCGGTGCAGGGGATATAGGTGCGGGGGACCGAGAGTGGTGTACAGGTGTGGGGTCTGCAGCTCTCTTCACCAGAGTTGCCTTGGGAATGCGTGGGTTTTGGGGAGGGCACGACGCGTAAAGGAGCTTCAGGGGATCCAGAGCGGCACGGCGAGCGGGACAGGGCTGGTCACGCCTCCTGTGCTCGGGCAGAACAACTTCGAGGAGCCAGTGGCACTGCAGGAGATGGACACAAGCAACGGGGTCCTACTGCCCTTCTACGATCCCGACTCCAGCATCGTCTACCTGTGTGGCAAG GGCGACAGCAGCATTCGGTACTTTGAGATTACCGAGGAACCACCTTTCGTGCATTACCTGAACACGTTCAGCAGCAAGGAGCCGCAGAGGGGCATGGGCTTCATGCCCAAGCGGGGACTGGATGTCAGCAAGTGCGAGATTGCACG GTTCTACAAGTTGCACGAAAGAAAGTGTGAACCCATCATCATGACTGTGCCCCGCAAG TCAGACCTGTTCCAAGACGACCTTTACCCAGATACGCCGGGCCCCGAACCGGCCCTAGAAGCGGATGAATGGCTATCCGGCCAGGACGCCGAACCCGTGCTCATCTCGTTGAGGGACGGTTACATGCCCCCCAAGCACCGCGAGCTGCGGGTCACCAAGCGCAACATCCTGGACGTGCGCCCGCCACCCGGCCCCCGCCGCAGCCAGTCAGCCAGCGACGCCCCCTTGTCG CAGCACACCCTGGAGACGCTGCTGGAGGAGATCAAGGCCCTGCGCGAGCAGGTGCAGGCCCAGGAGCAGCGCATTACGTCTTTGGAGAACATGCTGTGCGAGCTGGTGGACGGCACGGACTAG
- the CORO6 gene encoding coronin-6 isoform X6, which yields MSRRVVRQSKFRHVFGQAAKADQAYEDIRVSKVTWDSSFCAVNPKFLAIIVEAGGGGAFIVLPLAKTGRVDKNYPLVTGHTAPVLDIDWCPHNDNVIASASDDTTIMVWQIPDYTPMRNITEPILTLEGHSKRVGILSWHPTARNVLLSAGGDNVIIIWNVGTGEVLLSLDDIHPDVIHSVCWNSNGRLLATTCKDKTLRIIDPRKGQVVAERFAAHEGMRPMRAVFTRQGHIFTTGFTRMSQRELGLWDPVTQLDAWVLLRRLKEPTLAPPPGDAESLGVVCGDCMRRCRGYRCGGPRVVYRCGVCSSLHQSCLGNAWVLGRARRVKELQGIQSGTASGTGLVTPPVLGQNNFEEPVALQEMDTSNGVLLPFYDPDSSIVYLCGKGDSSIRYFEITEEPPFVHYLNTFSSKEPQRGMGFMPKRGLDVSKCEIARFYKLHERKCEPIIMTVPRKSDLFQDDLYPDTPGPEPALEADEWLSGQDAEPVLISLRDGYMPPKHRELRVTKRNILDVRPPPGPRRSQSASDAPLSQHTLETLLEEIKALREQVQAQEQRITSLENMLCELVDGTD from the exons ATGAGCCGGCGCGTGGTTCGGCAGAGCAAGTTCCGCCATGTGTTTGGACAGGCGGCAAAGGCTGACCAGGCCTACGAGGACATCCgtgtgtccaaggtcacatgggaCAGCTCCTTCTGTGCCGTCAACCCCAAATTCCTGGCCATTATTGtggaggctggaggtggaggtGCCTTCATCGTCCTGCCTCTGGCCAAG ACAGGGCGAGTGGATAAGAACTACCCACTGGTCACTGGGCACACTGCCCCTGTGCTGGACATCGACTGGTGCCCACACAATGACAACGTCATCGCCAGTGCCTCAGATGACACCACCATCATG GTGTGGCAGATTCCAGACTACACCCCTATGCGCAACATTACAGAACCCATCCTCACACTCGAGGGCCACTCCAAACGTGTGGGCATCCTCTCCTGGCACCCCACTGCCCGGAATGTCCTGCTCAGTGCAG GTGGTGACAATGTGATCATCATCTGGAACGTGGGCACTGGGGAGGTGCTTCTGAGTCTAGACGACATACACCCGGACGTCATCCACAGCGTGTGCTGGAACAGCAACGGGAGGCTGCTAGCCACCACCTGCAAGGACAAGACCCTGCGCATCATCGACCCCCGCAAGGGCCAGGTGGTGGCG gagagGTTTGCGGCCCACGAGGGGATGAGGCCCATGAGGGCCGTCTTCACGCGCCAGGGTCATATCTTCACCACGGGCTTCACCCGCATGAGCCAGCGAGAGCTGGGCCTGTGGGACCCGGTAACGCAGCTGGACGCTTGGG TTTTGCTGCGTCGCCTGAAGGAGCCCACGCTGGCGCCCCCGCCTGGTGATGCCGAGTCCCTGGGGGTGGTTTGCGGTGACTGCATGCGGCGGTGCAGGGGATATAGGTGCGGGGGACCGAGAGTGGTGTACAGGTGTGGGGTCTGCAGCTCTCTTCACCAGAGTTGCCTTGGGAATGCGTGGGTTTTGGGGAGGGCACGACGCGTAAAGGAGCTTCAGGGGATCCAGAGCGGCACGGCGAGCGGGACAGGGCTGGTCACGCCTCCTGTGCTCGGGCAGAACAACTTCGAGGAGCCAGTGGCACTGCAGGAGATGGACACAAGCAACGGGGTCCTACTGCCCTTCTACGATCCCGACTCCAGCATCGTCTACCTGTGTGGCAAG GGCGACAGCAGCATTCGGTACTTTGAGATTACCGAGGAACCACCTTTCGTGCATTACCTGAACACGTTCAGCAGCAAGGAGCCGCAGAGGGGCATGGGCTTCATGCCCAAGCGGGGACTGGATGTCAGCAAGTGCGAGATTGCACG GTTCTACAAGTTGCACGAAAGAAAGTGTGAACCCATCATCATGACTGTGCCCCGCAAG TCAGACCTGTTCCAAGACGACCTTTACCCAGATACGCCGGGCCCCGAACCGGCCCTAGAAGCGGATGAATGGCTATCCGGCCAGGACGCCGAACCCGTGCTCATCTCGTTGAGGGACGGTTACATGCCCCCCAAGCACCGCGAGCTGCGGGTCACCAAGCGCAACATCCTGGACGTGCGCCCGCCACCCGGCCCCCGCCGCAGCCAGTCAGCCAGCGACGCCCCCTTGTCG CAGCACACCCTGGAGACGCTGCTGGAGGAGATCAAGGCCCTGCGCGAGCAGGTGCAGGCCCAGGAGCAGCGCATTACGTCTTTGGAGAACATGCTGTGCGAGCTGGTGGACGGCACGGACTAG
- the CORO6 gene encoding coronin-6 isoform X12, translating to MRPMRAVFTRQGHIFTTGFTRMSQRELGLWDPNNFEEPVALQEMDTSNGVLLPFYDPDSSIVYLCGKGDSSIRYFEITEEPPFVHYLNTFSSKEPQRGMGFMPKRGLDVSKCEIARFYKLHERKCEPIIMTVPRKSDLFQDDLYPDTPGPEPALEADEWLSGQDAEPVLISLRDGYMPPKHRELRVTKRNILDVRPPPGPRRSQSASDAPLSQHTLETLLEEIKALREQVQAQEQRITSLENMLCELVDGTD from the exons ATGAGGCCCATGAGGGCCGTCTTCACGCGCCAGGGTCATATCTTCACCACGGGCTTCACCCGCATGAGCCAGCGAGAGCTGGGCCTGTGGGACCCG AACAACTTCGAGGAGCCAGTGGCACTGCAGGAGATGGACACAAGCAACGGGGTCCTACTGCCCTTCTACGATCCCGACTCCAGCATCGTCTACCTGTGTGGCAAG GGCGACAGCAGCATTCGGTACTTTGAGATTACCGAGGAACCACCTTTCGTGCATTACCTGAACACGTTCAGCAGCAAGGAGCCGCAGAGGGGCATGGGCTTCATGCCCAAGCGGGGACTGGATGTCAGCAAGTGCGAGATTGCACG GTTCTACAAGTTGCACGAAAGAAAGTGTGAACCCATCATCATGACTGTGCCCCGCAAG TCAGACCTGTTCCAAGACGACCTTTACCCAGATACGCCGGGCCCCGAACCGGCCCTAGAAGCGGATGAATGGCTATCCGGCCAGGACGCCGAACCCGTGCTCATCTCGTTGAGGGACGGTTACATGCCCCCCAAGCACCGCGAGCTGCGGGTCACCAAGCGCAACATCCTGGACGTGCGCCCGCCACCCGGCCCCCGCCGCAGCCAGTCAGCCAGCGACGCCCCCTTGTCG CAGCACACCCTGGAGACGCTGCTGGAGGAGATCAAGGCCCTGCGCGAGCAGGTGCAGGCCCAGGAGCAGCGCATTACGTCTTTGGAGAACATGCTGTGCGAGCTGGTGGACGGCACGGACTAG
- the CORO6 gene encoding coronin-6 isoform X3, with protein MSRRVVRQSKFRHVFGQAAKADQAYEDIRVSKVTWDSSFCAVNPKFLAIIVEAGGGGAFIVLPLAKTGRVDKNYPLVTGHTAPVLDIDWCPHNDNVIASASDDTTIMVWQIPDYTPMRNITEPILTLEGHSKRVGILSWHPTARNVLLSAGGDNVIIIWNVGTGEVLLSLDDIHPDVIHSVCWNSNGRLLATTCKDKTLRIIDPRKGQVVAERARPHEGARPLRAVFTADGKLLSTGFSRMSERQLALWDPERFAAHEGMRPMRAVFTRQGHIFTTGFTRMSQRELGLWDPVTQLDAWVLLRRLKEPTLAPPPGDAESLGVVCGDCMRRCRGYRCGGPRVVYRCGVCSSLHQSCLGNAWVLGRARRVKELQGIQSGTASGTGLVTPPVLGQNNFEEPVALQEMDTSNGVLLPFYDPDSSIVYLCGKGDSSIRYFEITEEPPFVHYLNTFSSKEPQRGMGFMPKRGLDVSKCEIARFYKLHERKCEPIIMTVPRKSDLFQDDLYPDTPGPEPALEADEWLSGQDAEPVLISLRDGYMPPKHRELRVTKRNILDVRPPPGPRRSQSASDAPLSQHTLETLLEEIKALREQVQAQEQRITSLENMLCELVDGTD; from the exons ATGAGCCGGCGCGTGGTTCGGCAGAGCAAGTTCCGCCATGTGTTTGGACAGGCGGCAAAGGCTGACCAGGCCTACGAGGACATCCgtgtgtccaaggtcacatgggaCAGCTCCTTCTGTGCCGTCAACCCCAAATTCCTGGCCATTATTGtggaggctggaggtggaggtGCCTTCATCGTCCTGCCTCTGGCCAAG ACAGGGCGAGTGGATAAGAACTACCCACTGGTCACTGGGCACACTGCCCCTGTGCTGGACATCGACTGGTGCCCACACAATGACAACGTCATCGCCAGTGCCTCAGATGACACCACCATCATG GTGTGGCAGATTCCAGACTACACCCCTATGCGCAACATTACAGAACCCATCCTCACACTCGAGGGCCACTCCAAACGTGTGGGCATCCTCTCCTGGCACCCCACTGCCCGGAATGTCCTGCTCAGTGCAG GTGGTGACAATGTGATCATCATCTGGAACGTGGGCACTGGGGAGGTGCTTCTGAGTCTAGACGACATACACCCGGACGTCATCCACAGCGTGTGCTGGAACAGCAACGGGAGGCTGCTAGCCACCACCTGCAAGGACAAGACCCTGCGCATCATCGACCCCCGCAAGGGCCAGGTGGTGGCG GAGCGAGCCCGGCCTCACGAGGGCGCCCGCCCGCTGCGGGCCGTCTTCACCGCAGACGGGAAGCTACTCAGCACCGGCTTCAGCAGGATGAGTGAGCGGCAACTCGCGCTCTGGGACCCG gagagGTTTGCGGCCCACGAGGGGATGAGGCCCATGAGGGCCGTCTTCACGCGCCAGGGTCATATCTTCACCACGGGCTTCACCCGCATGAGCCAGCGAGAGCTGGGCCTGTGGGACCCGGTAACGCAGCTGGACGCTTGGG TTTTGCTGCGTCGCCTGAAGGAGCCCACGCTGGCGCCCCCGCCTGGTGATGCCGAGTCCCTGGGGGTGGTTTGCGGTGACTGCATGCGGCGGTGCAGGGGATATAGGTGCGGGGGACCGAGAGTGGTGTACAGGTGTGGGGTCTGCAGCTCTCTTCACCAGAGTTGCCTTGGGAATGCGTGGGTTTTGGGGAGGGCACGACGCGTAAAGGAGCTTCAGGGGATCCAGAGCGGCACGGCGAGCGGGACAGGGCTGGTCACGCCTCCTGTGCTCGGGCAGAACAACTTCGAGGAGCCAGTGGCACTGCAGGAGATGGACACAAGCAACGGGGTCCTACTGCCCTTCTACGATCCCGACTCCAGCATCGTCTACCTGTGTGGCAAG GGCGACAGCAGCATTCGGTACTTTGAGATTACCGAGGAACCACCTTTCGTGCATTACCTGAACACGTTCAGCAGCAAGGAGCCGCAGAGGGGCATGGGCTTCATGCCCAAGCGGGGACTGGATGTCAGCAAGTGCGAGATTGCACG GTTCTACAAGTTGCACGAAAGAAAGTGTGAACCCATCATCATGACTGTGCCCCGCAAG TCAGACCTGTTCCAAGACGACCTTTACCCAGATACGCCGGGCCCCGAACCGGCCCTAGAAGCGGATGAATGGCTATCCGGCCAGGACGCCGAACCCGTGCTCATCTCGTTGAGGGACGGTTACATGCCCCCCAAGCACCGCGAGCTGCGGGTCACCAAGCGCAACATCCTGGACGTGCGCCCGCCACCCGGCCCCCGCCGCAGCCAGTCAGCCAGCGACGCCCCCTTGTCG CAGCACACCCTGGAGACGCTGCTGGAGGAGATCAAGGCCCTGCGCGAGCAGGTGCAGGCCCAGGAGCAGCGCATTACGTCTTTGGAGAACATGCTGTGCGAGCTGGTGGACGGCACGGACTAG